GGATTAACTTAGATATACTTAATgtataacattacaatatacaatggcactttataaaacaaagatttatcTCACAAATCTCATTTGTGTTCCAATACTATTTCATTTATCAGGAAaccaattaaaacaaacttttacaggTATTTAACAAAATTGCAGAATAAAATCGCTCTACCGGCGAAACAACAATcttaaataatactatttatctAAAAACATTAAGGAATATTTAAAGTTATGACGGCCCTGCTATATCAGTGTCCAATATCTGTAACGAGTAGCAGTATCCTACTGTATCATAGGTTAAATACAATTATCTAGATGCTAACATGTCAATACAGAGTGCAGTTAGTATAGGCACTGAGCAATTTATACAATTCTAGTCTTGTCAAGCAATGGAAGTCCAACAAGGGCAGAGGAAAGATAACATTATGTAGTTCCTTGATTAAATTAGCTAATCCTTACCAAAATTTGCTAAAACATCGACAAATTTTGGAGGCATTTTAAATAAgccaatattattaattaattatagtagcatatttccaatatttcacatggaatgtattttttttcatctaagaaatgtaaattcattttttttttcatctaatatacaatataaatgCCATCATAGTAATGGTTAGTTTTGTCACTAATCTAATTTAATCAGTAGGAAAGTGAATAATAAGTGGTAGTTGAGTTCATGTCCAATACAGTGACAAATTTCTTTGCTCTCTACCCCTGTACACAAAGAGTGTCTACATtctttaacaatattatgttaaaaatacatttgcaaGGAAGCCTGCAACAAGTCTTTAAATGTTCAAGCACAGAAGAATTTCCTTTGCTTAAGTGGTTCACTGTCATCATCACTGTCTGAGAAGCATGCAGCAAACCCACTCCTGTCTCTTAGAGAGTCTCTTTGTAAACTAGTTTGTTTGTCTACAACTTTCTTTGAACGCAAGTGCCTTGTGATCCGTCTCTTCTTTTTCAGTTTATCTCTCTGTTCTTCACCTGGACTGGCCACATTCATGCTGACCATGGAACTGACTTGTTCTGTTGAATTACTAAGCACTAAAACTGAGTTCTCTGGATGTCTCAATGTCAAACCAATATTCCTTCCACTTCGAGTCCTTGATACTACAGCCTCAGGATTCTCTTTTCGATCAGAATTATTGAATTCACTTGAATTTTTACTGATCTTTCTTCTCTTGTCAGCCTGGTCATTATCTCCTGTGTTATCTAAAACATCTGTTGTGGTTTGATTCCGGCAACGCTTTGGATACCGTGATGTGGTGCTCTGGGACTGGAATGATACATTCAGGTTGACTCTGCCTCTAGTTCTACCACCATCTGCCTTACTATTGTCAGCAGCCTCCTTACCACTTTTGCTTCCCTTTGCATCTATGAATTTAAGCAAAGATGTGCTCTTAGTAACTTTAGGAGACTTGTCAATACTCTTACTTATCAAATTAATCACATTCTCTGACTCTGTGCTGCAGTTGAGTGGTGACAGTTTGTGAACCCCAGTGTTCACTGACTTGTTCATACAAACTACCATTGTATTGTCTTTTTGTCCAACCTGCTGTGATTCTTTTAcaaggtttttattatttttgcatctTAATTTTCTAGGAGTTTTAGTGGACTGCAGTTTAGTAGAACGGATGTAGTTTGCTGTGAAGCCAGACACATCACTTAAGTCTTCAAATTGTCCATTCAAGACTTCATTCTTTGACTTGTGTTTGTTGACATTGGTGTTCTTCTTACTGTCTGCAGTTTGGTCCCCGCCAGCCAGTAATTCTGGTTTCTTCAGTTTATCTGGTGATCTCTGCTCTATTTCATTATGTTTATTGCCATTAACAAgactattattaaatatttcaaaggaACTATTAAGTTGGCTGTTATTCAGACTCTGTTGAGCTTGCCTCAAGCTCCGCCTCAGGTTAGTCACCTTGGGTGTAGATGTGACCACTTTATTCTTCTTGTGAACAGttgttctgttatttttttggtGTTTAGATCTCTTTGCTTTACCTTGCACTgaagtatttttaatgttgaaGTCTATGTCGGAGCctagagtgtcagacttacaaCTACTCATCACAGTCTGTTTTTGCTTTTGTGAAGTTtcaaagtaaacattttgttgtttattagcTGAACCTGAGTCATCTTCTAACAAAGACAGCTTcctcttctttttctttttaggtGAAGGCACCTCGGCAGCACTAGGAAcactttttggtttatttttggaACACTGTGCTTGCTCATCTTGTTTTTTGACATTGTCATAGTTCATCAGGCACGGTGCCCGTTTAGTACAAATCCAATAGGATATTTCGTCCATGTTGTTCATAAAGGGAACATCTGTTGGGAGGGCTCGGACGGCGGCGAGGGTCTGGTGAGCTGGCACCATAGCGAGACGCACCGGCGGCCCAGTGCTCGCGCCAGCAACAACAGCGGCGCCGGCCAGTCGCACGCAGCCGCCGCCTGCACCGTGCTCGACGACCCCGCGCGTCCTACCAGCCCGTACTTCCCGTACTGCCGACTCGAACCAATCTCTTCCATTTTCCACGTAAGACTCACATCCCatacacctgaaacaccaatgTTTCTATCTTATTAGCCTGTCCACGTAACGTACCAACTCCtcaaatattcaataaatagaATACTTACTTCTAAAGCTCTTGTTCACAAAAGCCGATCACTACCATTAGCTCATTACATAGGAACTTACACTTTTTAGATATACGTATCAAGAGGAAAACCAAGCCGTACGGTACTCATTAACTACACACAAGTTATAACGgacatttcttttttcttcacTACAGAAAATTAACGTCAAAGatattgttacaatattatagccgtgtaaaataaaatttgatcgTTATGCAAGATATATTggtatttaaaaactttaattttatttttcatctcACATCACCACAACAAAATAGTAAAGCAAAGCATAAGAAGAGTAATAGCAAACGCGTTCGAATTGGAATTATACCACAGACATCCTTCAAATTTAAGTTTGTCAACGAATCGTAGAACCGCAAATTCTAAACTGAATCATATACTGAAGCTGGATTGGGTATTACACAAACCAAGAATGATACAAAGCGAACAAACTGATAGTTGTCTATGGGCTGGATTATGGTTTAAAAATTATGAaagatttttagtttacaaaaaaataattttgaggaTAAACGTGAGTTATATAGACCCAAACACTTTATAATATTCGAGTGCTATGCTTTcccttatacttattatattctttGACTATGCTATGGCGACTTGTATTAGTTTCCATATTTTTTGGCTGAGGTTTCTATTCCACTcatattcttttaatttattttgctcTGTGGTTGAACCACAGATTACTTTAACATGCCTAACgaaatcaatttagtatgtaaTCTGTGGTATGCACTGTTTCCTTGTTTCGCATCCACTCGATTCCTACTTTTCGCGCCATTTATTTAGTCATGGTATTATTTTGACAGCTGCCTGGTGTGTGGTGTGAATAGTGAATGAACAGTCGTAACGAAATTCAAAGAAATTTGTAGAAACATCTAGTGCAGAGTGCTATcactttaaatgtttgttattgtattattcAGTAACATCGGAAATGTGTAAAAATGAATGATATTCAGTGTTTGATTGATCGTCAACTCGGCCTTTGTAAGTGATTGAAGAATACTTTGTGATTTATGTTAAAAACAAGATTTGTTGATAATAATGACTGGGTTATTGCAGATGGTCGCCTGAACTACGATAACATCTTGAAACGATTGGTAGTAGACAGCGAGGAATCGTACTATGGGCTGCAGAATGCTAACATTCCAGCGAACTTCGACCAGGATCCACCGATATTTGCGTGCCGATTCTCGGAGGCTCCCGGTTATGAGCACATCCTTGCTCTCGCGAACGAGGATGGCAGAGTCGCTATTCAGGTACTGATTACTTATTCATGATTATAAGGTgcctattttatttgtttggtatGGTGCAATTAAACAAGTAAAATTctgtatagataatatttaacACGACTTCCTATTGTTATGATGTGAACTATTTACTTGCAGGATACATCCACCGTACACTCTGCTAGCACATTGGAAGGATTCCAGTGCCACAACAATGCTGTCTTTGATTTAGCTTGGATGCCTCAGAACATGAACTTCGTGACTGTATCAGGTTAGTCACTTAATTCTATTATTTCGTTTATTGCTGCTAACAATAAAAATTTGGATGTTTGAAACTTATCTTAAAACATAAGAAATGAGATATGAGCCACATAAGCTCGTTTGTTTGTTGAATTGTCGGTTGAGTTGACCAGAGTCAATGTTTCTTAATGTGGCTTGTCTATTCAAAGTCTtgtacttttgaaacatcaacaaggaaagaaataaacaatagtctgtcagtctgtgcatcagtaaagctaggtgcttgttcctaAGTGTAGCTtagaatggagaagaacgagaaagaaacacCATTtgttatactttaaaaaaatatatttatttatttgtaaacaggCAGGCAGTTGAAACAACTGATAATGCCCGCATCCTGTTAATTTTCATTAGTCAATTTCTTCAGTTCTTCAGTTgacaaaatatttgtctaatcgatttttaaattggtttatatatgtatatatactaTATGTTTAGAATTTCtctcaatttatatttttaaacataagttaTGCATTGCCATCTAACAAAGAATTCCTGCAAACCTGAATCATTTATTGAAGGAGAACTTTTCAAGGTTTCATTGTTTTTtctactaaacaaaataaaaagtggCTATCTGTTAGCTCCATTTAAGATCAGTGACATGAACTTCCATCTCTCAGTAGTTAGGTAGTATACACAGATAAGTTATGTTTTGCTGTtcagttttttaattattttcaagttATTAATTGCTTGTGTTTTCAAGTGGCCACAAGCACAACTGCCAAACAAGCTGCCTCATCAGATTCTTTTACTGAACTGGGCAATATTATAGTGCGCATTTCAGATTTTGAAAAGTCTTACACAACTCAGTGGATCTGACTTTATGATTAGTGTCAATCTTTATTTGACAAACAGAAGGTAAATCTTTATATGACCTTCTGTTTAGTGTCTCAaccttgaaaataaaacatattgagGTGTTGACAGCagacatactaaaatattaaatgtagtgTCAAGGTCACCAGTGTCCAAAATAATTGTGAGTTATTCATTATATCAACAAGTTTATGTTACGTTTTATTTGACACACTACTACTTTGGAATGACTAATGTTCACACCAAAAATTAACATGTCTCAAAATTAATAGTCgaaataataactatttattaattacattttaggtGACCATACAGCATGTCTGTGGGATGTAGGAGAAGGCGCACCTAAAAGGGTCCTAGTGTTTTCTAGTCACACGAGATCTGTGAAGACTGCCGTGTTCCGACCCACTGAGCCGTCGGTGTTCGCCACCGGCGCCAGAGACGGGCACATACTGGTCTGGGACATCCGCGCCAACAACCAACCAGCCGTCGTCCTCAGACCAGACAACTGTCTCATAAACTGCCACTCTAGCTTCAACCCCAAGACGCCCGGCTCGCACGGCAAGCGGCCTCGCATCGACAACCACCGCGCCATCAGCATCACTGGCCTCGTCTTCCAAGACGATATCACGCTCTTATCCTGCGGAGAATGCGACGGTAACATCAAGGTGTGGGATCTGCGTAAGaactataatatttacaagAGAGAGCCCCTACCGAAACACTCCATACCTTACTGCGGCAGCTCGACCAAGAATGGTTACACCAACTTAATAATAGATGATGCCAGGATGAGATTATATGCCAGCTGCATGGACAATGTTATTTACTGTTTCAACATATCGACTTACAACGCCATGCCGGAGCAGAGATACATAGGACACGAGAACAGCACCTTCTACATCAAGACTTGCCTCAGCCCCGACAGCATGTACCTAGTCAGCGGCAGCAGCGATAAGAACGCCTATGTGTGGAATGTTAAATACTCGGAGCCCGTTGTGAAGCTGACGGGACACTGGGCCGAGGTGACCTGCGCCGCCTGGTGCCACAAAGGCGACATGAAACTCGTTACCTGCAGCGACGACGCAAGGCACAAGATCTGGAGGATCGGCAAGGAATTCCCAGACGTTGATATCGAGTTGAAGGGGCGCGCCGAAGTCGTACCGCGCACTGATATTACCAGCCTGCCTCAATGGGGCTCCTTAGATAAAACACCCAATTCTCTTAAACGAAAACTGGTGACCACCCCTGGATCATACAGTGCTAAACGAATGCGTTCACAGGCAATTATAtctaatagaaaaacaaaacgaTGTCTCACAGATCTCATGAATGCTTCAAAAGACGCCGAAGATATTGAAATATCCACAAAAAGACTGAAATTAGAAACTCATCCTGAAGAACTTGAACCTGTTGAACCAAAGTTGCTACCTGCAGGCATTAAACGTCATGGAGAGTATTTAGAACAAAGTCCACCCAGAAACTGCCAAGTAGAAGCATCCAACGACTGGAGCTATATGCCTACAGCCGGTGGCTCTTTCATGACACCAACCAAAAATTACGAGAACAAACAGTGCAAAATAATATCACCTAAAGGCATGAAGCCATTGTCTCCAGTGCGAGTGTCGCCGACTAAAGTGAGGATAATAAGTTTCACCACACCCACTAAGAACCTGCCTAACTTTGTGTTAGACGGGGAGGCACCACACTTGAGACTCATGTCTCCAGTTAAGAAAAAAGACACTACTACTGATTGGTTGACCCGCATGGGTCgtgaaaaaaaaggaaaatgtcCAGAGGTCATTGAGAAACCTTGTGTCATTGCCCCTCTTAGTCCCAAAGAAAATATTCCACAGAGAAGGAATTCCGTGTCTGAAAGAACACCAAAATCTGGTAAGAAAAATAGaacattattgaaatattttaatgtaactgtGAAGGAGAAATAAGCTAATGTAGTATAAGTATATTGAAATGGACTgatttgtttgttatgttttagAGAGGAAGTACAAGTGATGTCTCACAATTGTAATAGTTGATGTGATGTATTTATCTCACATAGTTATGATTGCGTTGTCTTGgcccaaattatttattagatgctagtgatattaaaattatgttcctAATGTTTAAATAGACCAGGTAATCTCAATATGAACAAATTTTAGTGAGGACAGACATATAGccgaatcttttattttttgacattttatccGCTGGTCACTGAAACTGTTTTTAACTTTGACTGCTGTAGTGTTGTAGTACTTCTGTATTTGTGTAAGTTTACTGGCTGTACACGAACACGTAGTTCCACAATGTTTATTAGTGgtaagaaactccatttgtaggtaataatagttttgcatttacaatattattgataagtaaataaatcaattttcgaatttaactattttgtatcatttataatttaatattacctCTCATACTAGATACTGTTGATAGAAGGGTGGGTAATGATGAATCATATGATTCTGTTTCCCTTGCTGGACCGTTGGAAATCGACTCTCGAATAACACGCTATTGAGTTGGATCAACTCTTCGCAGTGACGGCGTAAGGGCCAcagacaccccgggcgaaaatattgtggcgcccacttgagggaagcaatatcaagtgttagtagtagtttttaattttattggcgccccccagaaatTGTcaccctgggccatcggcccatcgcCCCCTTAACGCTGGCACTGAATCTTCGTATCTAACCATCTAGCTACCGCTACCTAGCTGGTTGCTATGTACTGTGTTGAAACTAGAACGTATTCATGTCGACTGCTCGAATGAACCAAGTCGCAAATTCGTAGAACCAATATTTAGAAAGTTGAATCATGACCATACTCGGTGGAAACGTAAAGAACTGCATGGCCTCGCAGTTGGACGTTTGGAACACGATAAAATTAATACACTATATAAAAATGCAATCAGTAGGACTcgcacttaattttttaattcttgATCATCTTCACAATTATAACTGTTCCAATtctatcgtttttttttctccAATCTTTAAGAGAATCTCAACCCTAGATGATTAAGACAGtttcgattttaataaaaacactaatTTATTTTGCCCACAATCAACGAAACTGTTATATAGATAAGTAAGTACTGATTTCTTGGTGTATCGGTGGAAGTTAGAATGCTTGTAAGTCGTAAGGTTGGTCGTATTCCAACTCGTACATGAGTTGTGCGCGGGCGACGCGGGCGGGGTAGCACGTGGCGAGGGAGGTGTCGGAGCGCGCCATGTCGGGCGAGTCTGCCGGCGTGGCGGGCGGCGTGGCGGCGGGCGTGGGGTCACGTCGCGGCGGGGCGGCGCGCCCGCACTGCCGGTACAACTCCACGAAGCACACGGCCGGCGCCGACCCCTTCGTCTGTGAACGTGTCTTCGGAAACACTGTCTCCACTTTCGACGCGGATTTTTTCTTCGGTTCGGTTCTTCGGCATCACAACTATCGGTTCCGACTGAGGCTTCCTAAGTGGTTTCCGCATAGCTATCAAACAATCCATTCTTGTGTTTTTATGTGAAATctactataattaaaatattttgacagatAATTTGACTGCTTACCAAAGAtccgaaaataattttattgttacaccTCAATCTACCAAAAACTAAAAGCCATTGTAGAGAATACTATGTTCTCCCAAACCTGGTCTTGGCCCAACACTCAGATATTTCCACGGTTTTTATAAAACAACTAtatagcaaaccaggcgaactccgtttcgccaccaatgtttTTCGCTGTTTTcatgcttttctcttgaatttttccagaattttcttaaaacctcacggagccagagacctttccaacgaatgcaaaaccgtggaaatcggttcgtgtgttctggagttatagcgccaggaaggaaaactatttattattgcttttcTTTAAACGGCAACAGCAATCCCCAAAAGGCATTGAAATAGTCTTGTAGTTTGTCTTACATTATAGGAAAAATCTTTCATCATCTGGTGTAGCCATCACGCGAGTCGTCGGCATGCCCGTTTGCCGACCTATCCCATTAAAAAACTTCAGTATTTTGCATTTTAGTACCTACTCATACTTACAAGTTGCGACTACAGTTGGGATAGTTCAAAATCAATGTGACTGGGAATGAATCTCGGTATCCTGAGTCCGTTAAATACTCACTAATAATTTAATTCGCTCAAGTTCTACCTAATTTACttcaataatatatatatatatatatatatatattactaTAAAGAGATTAGAAGAATGAATATTACTGGTCTCCATGTAAACGGTTACGGCGCGACAGCCATTCTTTTCTAATTTCTATATTCACTACCCGATCGATGGGACAAGGTAATCCTACATGACAGAAGTGGCACAGGACAATAGTTCTTATGATTCCCGACTTCTGAAACACCCTGTGGAAATACacacatttgaaacaccagaggcgttacaagtgtattgccgattttttgggagttaggaatttaagggtagttcgagaatcggggattgggaaggggggaattgggccgcTTGGAAAGATTAACTATCTAATTGCCACCGATTAAGTCAAATTAGAAACATCGGAACTTTTTGCTTTACATGAACTTGTTATAATATGTTGCTCAGCTCAGCAGATGGCAGATAGTAACCTAACCTCATCTAGTCCACTGCGACAACTTTCCAGACTTAGCAGTAAAGTATGTGGCAAAGTTACGATTCCTTTGCATATTTTAATCGTAGTTTGCCTATATTGGTTTAATGAAAAGGTAACGGACGCCACAAACACATGGGAATAATGAAACATTGATATAAGATGTGCTTTTGCTCACTCTTTATTACGCTtgttaatatataaaaacataatataaattattttgtaaaatatcacCACTGATTGTTGCAAACAAGGTGCCCGCGAGCTCCGCTCAGTGCCTCGCGGTATAGACATACAGTATATACGTACTATACATACAGCCCGCGCGATACTTCGGCGGCGGCGCCTGAACCACTCCACTGCTGCCTCGTCTACCGGACTGGTTATAAGCTATTTATCCCCTAGAAAACCCATACAAAAATGTCCTTTATTCACATTATATTACTCTTATGGTACCAGCCCGGCAGAGTGAGCAGGCGGCGAGGCTCAGTGGCCGGTGTGACGTCATCAGTCGCAGACTACATTACCTCGCGCGGGCTCCCGCGGGGCACCGGCGCTAAACTAACCGAGTGATACATAACATACGGAGCCGCGCCGAATGTACTCCACACGGACAGTGCGGAGTACAGGCGCGCGACGAGCGGAGCCGGGCGGGCGCGCAGCTGATGGCTCGATAACAATGAAAGTGTCAGTAACGAAACTAcagcagaaataaaaaataacacaattaaaaaagaaaagtcgTTAACAATAGAGCGGGCGCGGCGCGCCGCCGCCATACAATTTGTTATACCTACTACATCTAAGTCTGCACTTATACTACGTCACTTAACACTATGTACATACAATATCTTTATCCAAgcgatttttaaaaaaagtcttagtacttttatcatattaatttgaaaatttgttaaaTGTCTTTATCGTTAAATTCACTGACTCCACTCGCACCACATTAACtttattatgtttcatttttttCGTTTTCGTTTTATAACACAATACAAGTAACAGAATGTTTTAGCCCCGCTAAAAACTACTAACATAAGTATACAACTAGAGTACAACCGACATAACTTGTACGAACGACGAGCTGCCGGCGGCAGCCGTCCTCATGCAATTGACATTAAACTGGTAAAATATAACGAACGTACTCTACGGAGGAACCGCGCGCAGCCGGCCGGGGGGCGCGACTCGCTCGCAATTCGAGATCAAAAACTCGAGCGAAGTCCCACGTACTGCACTACGTACAACTCCCTCTACGACCGGCCGCGCCGCCGGACGGGCGGCGCCGGCGGTCGAATTCAGTCCATTGAATATCATTACAATACCATTTTATCACAATAGacaaattaaagtaatttggGCACAGCGTTACCCTAGCGATGGCCTCGTATAAACTTGTAGTTTCGTTGACATCATTAactaaatattcattaaaaatccCGCGTTCTGACAATCTAGTCAAGTATCAAACTGATGGATAAAACACAGTATTCAAAACGAGTAAATTCTTCGAAAAACAGCGTCGGCGGACATCGCCGGCTGAGGTGCCAGTCTGCGGACACCTCCTAGTATCGTAAGTTTGTACTTTGATCATTATTAGAGT
This genomic window from Spodoptera frugiperda isolate SF20-4 chromosome 28, AGI-APGP_CSIRO_Sfru_2.0, whole genome shotgun sequence contains:
- the LOC118264941 gene encoding uncharacterized protein LOC118264941, giving the protein MGCESYVENGRDWFESAVREVRAGRTRGVVEHGAGGGCVRLAGAAVVAGASTGPPVRLAMVPAHQTLAAVRALPTDVPFMNNMDEISYWICTKRAPCLMNYDNVKKQDEQAQCSKNKPKSVPSAAEVPSPKKKKKRKLSLLEDDSGSANKQQNVYFETSQKQKQTVMSSCKSDTLGSDIDFNIKNTSVQGKAKRSKHQKNNRTTVHKKNKVVTSTPKVTNLRRSLRQAQQSLNNSQLNSSFEIFNNSLVNGNKHNEIEQRSPDKLKKPELLAGGDQTADSKKNTNVNKHKSKNEVLNGQFEDLSDVSGFTANYIRSTKLQSTKTPRKLRCKNNKNLVKESQQVGQKDNTMVVCMNKSVNTGVHKLSPLNCSTESENVINLISKSIDKSPKVTKSTSLLKFIDAKGSKSGKEAADNSKADGGRTRGRVNLNVSFQSQSTTSRYPKRCRNQTTTDVLDNTGDNDQADKRRKISKNSSEFNNSDRKENPEAVVSRTRSGRNIGLTLRHPENSVLVLSNSTEQVSSMVSMNVASPGEEQRDKLKKKRRITRHLRSKKVVDKQTSLQRDSLRDRSGFAACFSDSDDDSEPLKQRKFFCA
- the LOC118264939 gene encoding protein lethal(2)denticleless, with the translated sequence MNDIQCLIDRQLGLYGRLNYDNILKRLVVDSEESYYGLQNANIPANFDQDPPIFACRFSEAPGYEHILALANEDGRVAIQDTSTVHSASTLEGFQCHNNAVFDLAWMPQNMNFVTVSGDHTACLWDVGEGAPKRVLVFSSHTRSVKTAVFRPTEPSVFATGARDGHILVWDIRANNQPAVVLRPDNCLINCHSSFNPKTPGSHGKRPRIDNHRAISITGLVFQDDITLLSCGECDGNIKVWDLRKNYNIYKREPLPKHSIPYCGSSTKNGYTNLIIDDARMRLYASCMDNVIYCFNISTYNAMPEQRYIGHENSTFYIKTCLSPDSMYLVSGSSDKNAYVWNVKYSEPVVKLTGHWAEVTCAAWCHKGDMKLVTCSDDARHKIWRIGKEFPDVDIELKGRAEVVPRTDITSLPQWGSLDKTPNSLKRKLVTTPGSYSAKRMRSQAIISNRKTKRCLTDLMNASKDAEDIEISTKRLKLETHPEELEPVEPKLLPAGIKRHGEYLEQSPPRNCQVEASNDWSYMPTAGGSFMTPTKNYENKQCKIISPKGMKPLSPVRVSPTKVRIISFTTPTKNLPNFVLDGEAPHLRLMSPVKKKDTTTDWLTRMGREKKGKCPEVIEKPCVIAPLSPKENIPQRRNSVSERTPKSGKKNRTLLKYFNVTVKEK